Part of the Leptidea sinapis chromosome 11, ilLepSina1.1, whole genome shotgun sequence genome is shown below.
tttacataataaaacacATAGTTCTACATTTACTCCATACATACCCTCACCAGTAAAGAAGAAACCTACTGCTATTAAGGTTCAGAAACAACCATCAAACACTATGACACCTCCAAAACCCCGTCAGCCTCGACcagaaaatatagaaaaaactgtAAAGGAAAAAACTGGCGAAAAAAGAGAAGGTGATGAAGAAAATTTGCCTgatataaaaaagataaaaacagATGTAGAGATTAAAAGCAGTTTACTAGCTGATTGGGAGGATGCTGAAGATGATTCAAATGATGAGTCTTCCACAATTCCCATAGCAAGATCACCAGAGGTACCAGTAGCTGGATCTCCTGCTATACCGACACCTGCTGAGCAACATATTGCACAGGTTCCTAATGAAATCCCTACTCCAGTTTCTCATCATCAGAAAAAAGATGATATTGTAATTCTAGATAAATCTGAAGCATCTAATGACACTAAATATGACTTCTGTGAAGATGAAGACTGGCCTGTGGAAGCGGATGTAGGACGGAAAATTCCTCGTGTGAAACCCTCTATAcgaaaagaagaaaagaagagcCTAAGTATTGATGACGATGAAATGGCAAGGGAGATTGCAGAACTTCTTAATAAAACAACAGTGCCTGAATTGCCCACTGTACCTGAAACATTTAAAACGGAGGAAAATTTTCCTGAGCCTTCAACTGTGAAATCACCGGACAAATGTGGAAATTCGAAAGAAATCTGTAAATTATTGGAAAATAAAACTTCTGTTACACTACCTCAACcaacaaaaactatttttaagacTAAGACGTTTTTTCGGAGCCGACATTCTAGAAGTCAAGACGCAATAGGAAAGTACGTAACAGGACAACTAAATGCCGCAGAAAGAATGAATATGAATGATATAGACCTCAATGGGACTGGAACAACACTGTCACCACAACCAAGAATATCTCCGCCACCTAGTGAACCAGTGAAAGTGGCACGGCTTGCTCCGAAAATACAATTGAAAAAAATGAAAGCTGAAGCAGCGCAATTAAAAGAACAGGAAAAAATAAACACAGAGAAATCAAAAGTTAATGATGACaaaagtgatattttttttgtttcagagaAGACAAGACCTCTTAATGATAATAACTGTGTCACAAAACAAACATCTACATCAAATGAAATAGTAAATATGAATGAATGTGAAAGTCTAAAGACAGTCAATAATATTCCTACTAAAACTTTTCCAGAGGCCCTCATAGAAAATAATCATTCTCTTGTTACAAGTAgtgaaattgttaaaaacggaAGAGCGAATGATGAAGTAGGAAAAGTTACATTacaaaatagtaaaattatcaACACTGAGGAAAAAGCTCAAGATTTGTATGAACCATATATGAACGAGTCTACTGCGTCCGCTGTTGATGCTTTACTCAGTGTATCTAGAGAAGCGGATAGAGTAACAAAAGTCGTAAGTGTGGATCCGCCAGAGGATTTATTTGAAGATGATAAAGACATAGCTCTTGATAATAAAACTGATGCCATCACCTTCCACGCTactaaagaaacaaaaaataccaATACTAATgaagaaatagaaaaagaagATTATAAAAGCAGtgaagatatattatatacaaatgcaCAGGAATATTTAGATACCAATAAGCAAATAGACTCAAAGCCGTTATCTCCAACTCACTCGCCAAGAGTTGGAGACGATAAACCAAACTTTTCTGAAAAAGAACATGTGAACGAGCTAGAGCTGGATAACAGTGAAGTTGTTATAGATCCTCGATGTAATGAACAAGCATTGAATATGATGACTGATATTACGCCTTCTGAATCAGATCTTCAAATTGCGGAAGCCTTAATAAATTTGCCTTCAACTACTATTACTAATAAATCAATAACAGATCTTCAGCAACATAATTTATCGCATATATCTCCAACAGACGACAACCAATCTGCATCTAACGGTATTCTCATAAGTACTTCCACTTGTATtgattctattaaaaatgacaatattattaaaatttgtgaaaaaatagCACCAGTTAGTACACCGCTCGTAACAACCAATGTCCGATTTGAAAGTGAAGAGGAAAAGAGTGAAAATTTAAACGCAGCACAGTCCTTGGTGGAGATGTCAGAATCTGtagaacacaaaataaatattggagaTATTAGGCCAGAAGATGCAAATTTAATAATAGCCAGTGGTACGTCAGAGTCtttatttgttacaaaattagATAAATCAACATCTGAAAGCAATATCTTGACCataccaaataataataaaaaagatgaAAATGTTCCAGAAACAATGTTAAAAACAGATACAACATCTAAATTGCTTAAAATTTTGGAAGACCCATGTACTTCGCGAATTAAGGTCGAAAATAACTCGTTAACTAATAAACAAGTCATTGGAACTGGTAAAGacaaaataatcaattttgaaGTCGGGAAATCTTCTATAAAGCAAAAACAACCACCGATAAAACAGAAGATTATCATACGTCGAACAACACCTAAAACATTACTCAATGCTATGAGTGAAGTTACTACTACAACTGATCAAATAATTTTGTCACCTTCAAATAAAACCGTTAACGACGGATCGCCTGTACAGAGTTATACAATACAGACAACGCCAGATATCCGGCAGTCGGATGGCAACACAATCTTAATTCAACCGAAATTTAGAAAGATCGCGAAACCCGCacctaaaatacaaaaaaccaaTCCTGTGGTGGCAGTTTCAAATAATCTGAACAACAAAGAAGCCAAAACAAATGAAACTGTTTATGACATTAATTCTATGCCAGTTGTTCTATCTGATGATATATTTACCCctgaaaacatagaaaaaatgCCTGTAGTTATGTCAGATGGTAATCTATTACGGAGTGCGCCAAGCAGTTCAAAAATTGTAAAGAACAAGAAGTTATTTGTTAACAATGAAAAAATTACTGTCAGTTCAACCCCTAATAAACCTGAATTTAAAACAGTATTGATGAACCCGTCCCAAGAGGTAAACAAAGTAAAAGTTACAACACCCAACATTCTTTCAAAGtcttcaaaattaaaaagtgGTAAGCCTATTCTGATAATTGATAAAAACACAGGAAAACAAAAAGTTTTGGTGTCTAAAACAGATTCTTCTACAAGAGACTTAAAACAATCACCCACTATTATACAAGCGGTACCTCAACAAGGAAGTCCTAAAAcggaaaaatttattattatgccaTCAGCTGCTTCACCGAAATATGCTAGGACTCAAAAAATCATAATAGATCCACAAACAAGGAAAGCACATGTAGTCGTAGGAAAGGGATCAGATGCTAGCTGTTGTGCTGATACCAAACCAGTATCAGCTAAGTTAATATCTCCTATTGCTGATTCTAATACACCGGGAAATACTGTAATGATCATAACCAATGCACAAGGAGGACAATCTAGGATAGTCCTTACTCCAGAACATGAAAAGTTGTTGTTCCCCAATAAACAACAACCTAACGTTTCACAGCTCAAAACAATAACTCAACGTGTTGCTACAAGTTCAGTTAGCCAACCGAAGCAAATAGTAACTGCAACTGCCACAAGCAAAACGCAAACTCGGGTAGTATCAAAGAAGAACGCTTTTATAACCTCCAAGGGACAACTTATTGTTGGAGGTCGTCTAGCAGCAGCTACGCCAAATATAGCACCTCTACCAGAAATAAGACCAGCTCCTAAACGACCTACAGAGGTAAAGAAAAATGTACCGCCAGTACAAAAAACAGAGCCATTAATTTTCTTACAGCAGAAATCAGGTACTGTCATGCAATTAACTGCGGCGCAATTTGAGCACTTACAGAGGACGGGTCAAATTGTTCAGAAACTGCCGGTACCAGCCCAAGAAAATAGAGTGATCATCCAAAAGTCGATATCATTACCCTCAACTGAGACTAATGTTACCCAACATAAACAAAGAATCCGGAGAAATCAAATTGTTTCCGCCGATTCGCCAACGCCACCGAAGAAAATTAAGCAAGAAATTGCAATTGCCCCTGCACCAATGCCAAGCTTAACACCTATAATACCAACAAACTCATTACTTAATACACACACGTCAGTATCGACAATATGCAACACTATTACACCTGTTTCGACATATCCTGAATTAGAGAATTTCGAAGAGATGCTACCTGCGAATGCTATTGTTCGCCAAACGGAGCCAATAGTGGCAGAACCTGAGCCAGTTTTTCCTGCACCAGGTATACCTGCTGCTCCGCTCTCCGATGGTCAACTGCTGGCAGTTCCCGGAGAGAACTTCGGTGGACCACCGGGCTCGTTTTATCTATGCGTAGAAGAAAATGGAACatttactgctatagataatcggCCGTTGATTCTTGAAAACAACCAATTGGTCCCAATGGTGGAGCCTATACAAGTAGTTGCCCCTCAGCCCGAGCGACGCGACATTTTGGAAGCAGCTCTCGTGAATAGCGAAGTGTTCCACGCAGATCCAGTCCGCGACGAGGCGCCAGATTTTCGGGATCTGAATGCTAATGTGTCAGTCCACTGCCGTGTTTCAGAAACGAGTACCACTCTCAACCAACCTATTATGACCCCTGTTGAAGTTCCTACAAAGGGAGAACCAGAAGCGGTTATTCCAGCCAGTTTGGATGACGGCCTGGCTGTGATAGGAGTAACGCCCCACACAGTACCCACGTCTCTCGAGCTACCTATTACTGTAACTGACCCGCGTATTGCTCCCAAAACTACAAACCCCTTAAGTAGCAACAATTACAGAACATCTTTGTTGCCATCACCAAACACGGAAATGACTTTTTTTGTTTCTGAAGAAAGTAACATACCAGTAGTTGGGCCTATTTCTATGCCCTTGCTGACTGAATTGACTGGTGATGAGTCTATTGGGAAATCAATGCCCATATTGACCGATGATCTTGCGGAGAGAAATGTCTCTTCAATAGAATCTACCACCATCGAGTCGCCGTGTTCGGTAGAGGTGCGGGAATCAGAGACTGAGGACGGAAGCCAGTGGCCGAGGAGATTATTGACTCCAGCATCAGACATGTCAGAAACTTCAGTGGAAATTCCTTTGCAGCCGACATTGCAGTTGTCCCTCGATGATTTAACGCAACGAACGAGTTAATGTAATCTTAGAATGAATCACagagatatatttatttggatttgtttacaaaatttcaatgtatataacatacaatacaaattcacgaagtataattattttgaaaatcataacaattaatatattgtagCGAGAGCTACCTATTAAAATTTAGATTGATAACTTAAATCAATCAAAGAGTACAGTGCAATTGGTCGACTAGAGAGTGGCAAAGAGTAAGCACGTTTAAACGTGGACAGTTGTAAATAGCATAGGTTAAATCTCTGAGGTTTTCATCTCGTtgagtttatttttatgtaggtaaGAAATGCATTGTGCATCAAATGTTTTAAGGTTATTACTATAAttgtaaattcaaatataatattgttggaTCATAGTGtgtattatatgaatattagctgtattgtaatatttttttatgatggtCAGGTGAGATCATGTGATGTAAAACACCATTTACACGAAATTGTGCTATTAATTATGTACTGAAGCATGTGACGACTATTAATTTCCtatctgttttattttaaagcaatgATTACTTCAAAGTATGAATTAACTGTAGTGATGCTCTTTAATGTTAAGTACAATATTTGTTGATGTAATTTTGAAACTGTATGTCGAATGCACGGAAAGTGCCACATAAAATTTTAGctgcaaaatatattaatttgtagcataaataatataaggtttaaataaataaaccattttgaaaaatattcgtTTGTTTTATTTGCTCATTCATTCAgtaaactactttttttatgacaattagggacaagacgagcaggacgttcagctggtggtaattgatacgccctgcccataacaatggagtgccgctcaggacttgaaaaattctgagcggcactacaattgcgtaaATAAAATTCGCAGTTATCATGATCATTCAAATTTATTGCCAGTGTAGCTAAATTTTTTATCtacgatttttataataattacaaaattttatctaTACTACCTCTATGTTGTTTGATTACacttaattattactaaaaactaCGGTAACAGTATTTAATTCGTATCTCAAAATTTCTAATAAAACgtaattaacaatatttcatGACTTAACCtattaatacttttaatttttttataatgcaaTTTATGGAATCGTAAAATCactgtaatatataaatagccAAAGCTCATAAAAGATA
Proteins encoded:
- the LOC126966831 gene encoding uncharacterized protein LOC126966831, encoding MCEEAEVNYVDGDVVWVKLGTCWWPGEVVDPEKLPPDVLPAFRKPPIAVVKFYQENTYEYVRKENAIEKYNSSRKAEFIQRGLCLYRTKHGLMEKFPEDVIRAESAVGGDPEILTRDEFQETKKESYANLFGDPRKKSPSCIKKGSARGKSVDSPRLATPIRKVKDKVNYKAHILVQGCKTPSQVTETDTTPAVQTTDSEDCEEKPDEESEKNPEPTTSQNATSCAGIYACHACPFTTTRMNVLILHNKTHSSTFTPYIPSPVKKKPTAIKVQKQPSNTMTPPKPRQPRPENIEKTVKEKTGEKREGDEENLPDIKKIKTDVEIKSSLLADWEDAEDDSNDESSTIPIARSPEVPVAGSPAIPTPAEQHIAQVPNEIPTPVSHHQKKDDIVILDKSEASNDTKYDFCEDEDWPVEADVGRKIPRVKPSIRKEEKKSLSIDDDEMAREIAELLNKTTVPELPTVPETFKTEENFPEPSTVKSPDKCGNSKEICKLLENKTSVTLPQPTKTIFKTKTFFRSRHSRSQDAIGKYVTGQLNAAERMNMNDIDLNGTGTTLSPQPRISPPPSEPVKVARLAPKIQLKKMKAEAAQLKEQEKINTEKSKVNDDKSDIFFVSEKTRPLNDNNCVTKQTSTSNEIVNMNECESLKTVNNIPTKTFPEALIENNHSLVTSSEIVKNGRANDEVGKVTLQNSKIINTEEKAQDLYEPYMNESTASAVDALLSVSREADRVTKVVSVDPPEDLFEDDKDIALDNKTDAITFHATKETKNTNTNEEIEKEDYKSSEDILYTNAQEYLDTNKQIDSKPLSPTHSPRVGDDKPNFSEKEHVNELELDNSEVVIDPRCNEQALNMMTDITPSESDLQIAEALINLPSTTITNKSITDLQQHNLSHISPTDDNQSASNGILISTSTCIDSIKNDNIIKICEKIAPVSTPLVTTNVRFESEEEKSENLNAAQSLVEMSESVEHKINIGDIRPEDANLIIASGTSESLFVTKLDKSTSESNILTIPNNNKKDENVPETMLKTDTTSKLLKILEDPCTSRIKVENNSLTNKQVIGTGKDKIINFEVGKSSIKQKQPPIKQKIIIRRTTPKTLLNAMSEVTTTTDQIILSPSNKTVNDGSPVQSYTIQTTPDIRQSDGNTILIQPKFRKIAKPAPKIQKTNPVVAVSNNLNNKEAKTNETVYDINSMPVVLSDDIFTPENIEKMPVVMSDGNLLRSAPSSSKIVKNKKLFVNNEKITVSSTPNKPEFKTVLMNPSQEVNKVKVTTPNILSKSSKLKSGKPILIIDKNTGKQKVLVSKTDSSTRDLKQSPTIIQAVPQQGSPKTEKFIIMPSAASPKYARTQKIIIDPQTRKAHVVVGKGSDASCCADTKPVSAKLISPIADSNTPGNTVMIITNAQGGQSRIVLTPEHEKLLFPNKQQPNVSQLKTITQRVATSSVSQPKQIVTATATSKTQTRVVSKKNAFITSKGQLIVGGRLAAATPNIAPLPEIRPAPKRPTEVKKNVPPVQKTEPLIFLQQKSGTVMQLTAAQFEHLQRTGQIVQKLPVPAQENRVIIQKSISLPSTETNVTQHKQRIRRNQIVSADSPTPPKKIKQEIAIAPAPMPSLTPIIPTNSLLNTHTSVSTICNTITPVSTYPELENFEEMLPANAIVRQTEPIVAEPEPVFPAPGIPAAPLSDGQLLAVPGENFGGPPGSFYLCVEENGTFTAIDNRPLILENNQLVPMVEPIQVVAPQPERRDILEAALVNSEVFHADPVRDEAPDFRDLNANVSVHCRVSETSTTLNQPIMTPVEVPTKGEPEAVIPASLDDGLAVIGVTPHTVPTSLELPITVTDPRIAPKTTNPLSSNNYRTSLLPSPNTEMTFFVSEESNIPVVGPISMPLLTELTGDESIGKSMPILTDDLAERNVSSIESTTIESPCSVEVRESETEDGSQWPRRLLTPASDMSETSVEIPLQPTLQLSLDDLTQRTS